CAGATATAGGTCTGCTCTACCTTGATGGGTCGTAGCAGGTTGGGTCTCTTCCAGCGATAGTACAGCAGGCCGGCGATGGTCACTCCGTAGGACAGGAAGTTAATGAAGGAGACGTAGTTGATCAGGTTGTGAGTCTCTCCGATACACAGGATCAATATGGTGGCGCCacactgtggaggaggagggaagcaGAGGTCAATTAGTGCACAATAAACTGTCATTTACTGTACATGGATGTAACGTACTATAACATTATACACTAAAGCCATATAGCACAGCCCTGGGGTTTGGGGCTGGAGGAACTGCAGGTCAGATAACATTATACACTAAAGCCATATAGCACAGCCCTGGGGTTTGGGGCTGGAGGAACACCATAACATTATACACTAAAGCCATATAGCACAGCCCTGGGGTTTGGGGCTGGAGGAACTGTGGGTCAGAATGAGGAGCGCCAGGGAACAGTAACCGACACAGACTAATACAGGGCTGGAATAGGGGTGCACCAGGGAACAGTAACCGACACAGACTAATACAGGGCTGGAATAGGGGTGCACCAGGGAACAGTAACTGACACAGACTAATGCAGGGCTGGAATAGGGGAGCACCAGGGAACAGTAACTGACACAGACTAATGCAGGGCTGGAATAGGGGTGCACCAGGGAACAGTAACCGACACAGACTAATGCAGGGCTGGAATAGGGGTGCACCAGGGAACAGTAACCGACACAGACTAATGCAGGCCAGAATGAGGAGCGCCAGGGAACAGTAACTGACACAGACTAATGCAGGGCTGGAATAGGGGTGCACCAGGGAACAGTAACTGACACAGACTAATGCAGGGCTGGAATAGGGGTGCACCAGGGAACAGTAACTGACACAGACTAATGCAGGCCAGAATGAGGAGCGCCAGGGAACAGTAACTGACACAGACTAATGCAGGCCAGAATGAGGAGCACCAGGGAACAGTAACTTACACAGACTAATGCAGGGCTGGAATAGGGGTGCACCAGGGAACAGTAACTGACACAGACTAATGCAGGGCTGGAATAGGGGAGCACCAGGGAACAGTAACCGACACAGACTAATGCAGGCCAGAATGAGGAGCACCAGGGAACAGTAACCGACACAGACTAATGCAGGGCTGGAATAGGGGTGCACCAGGGAACAGTAACCGACACAGACTAATGCAGGCCAGAATGAGGAGCACCAGGGAACAGTAACCGACACAGACTAATGCAGGCCAGAATGAGGAGCACCAGGGAACAGTAACCGACACAGACTAATGCAGGGCTGGAATAGGGAGAATTCAGGGAACAGTAACTGACACAGACTAATGCAGGCCAGAATGAGGAGCACCCGGGAACAGTAACGACACAGACTAATACAGGCCAGAATGAGGGAGCACCAGGGAACAGTAACTGGACACAGACTAATGCAGGCCGAATGAGAGCGCCAGGGGACAGTAACCCACAGACTAATGCAGGCCAGAATGAGGAGCACCAGGGAACAGTAACTGACACAGACTAATGCAGGCCAGAATGAGGAGCACCAGGGAACAGTAACTGACACAGACTAATGCAGGGCTGGAATAGGGGTGCACCAGGGAACAGTAACTGACACAGACTAATGCAGGCCAGAATGAGGAGCACCAGGGAACAGTAACTGACACATACTAATGCAGGGCTGGAATAGGGGAGCACCAGGGAACAGTAACTGACACAGACTAATGCAGGCCAGAATGAGGAGCACCAGGGAACAGTAACTGACACAGACTAATACAGGCCAGAATGAGGAGCACCAGGGAACAGTAACTGACACAGACTAATGCAGGCCAGAATGAGGAGCACCAGGGAACAGTAACCGACACAGACTAATGCAGGGCTGGAATAGGGGTGCACCAGGGAACAGTAACCGACACAGACTAATGCAGGGCTGGAATAGGGGTGCACCAGGGAACAGTAACTGACACAGACTAATGCAGGGCTGGAATAGGGGTGCACCAGGGAACAGTAACCGACACAGACTAATGCAGGGCTGGAATAGGGGTGCACCAGGGAACAGTAACTTACACAGACGAGCAGGGCTGGAATAGGGGTGCAGTTTTTCAGGTGGATCATGGCCAACAGGTGGGGCAGGTGACCCTCTCTGGCTCCAGAGAAACACAACCTGTGGAGAAAAGGAGAATAGTTCAGGTGTTTAGGTGTGTGAGCAGTTGGATGGAGCATGATgctagcaacaccagggttgtgggttggattCCTGCATGGCTACACCACAGATACTGTATGAATTAATTGTCCTGAATATTGCTTTGGGGTTACAGTGTCTCTGTGATGCTTAAACCTCCCCAGCAGCGCTCCATGTATTTCATCTATCTCCAGAACTAGAGCACTTGATTGAACTTGatttcaactaatcatcaagcccttgatcaGGTGGGAATCAGGTCTGCTGGTACTGGACTGTAACATGAAAGGTCTGGGAAGTCTGGGGGAAGTCTGGGGGGTCTGGGGGGGTCTGGGGGGtctggggggttggggggggtcgGGGGGGTCTGGGGGAGTCTGGGGGGTCTGGGGGGTCTGGGGGGGTCTGGGGGGTCTGGGGGGGTCTGGGGGGGTCTGGGGGAGTCTGGGGGTCTGGGGGTCTGGGGGGTCTGGGGGGGGTCTGGGGGGTCTGGGGGGTCTGGGGGGTCTGGGGGGTCTGGGGGGTCTGGGGGGGTCTGGGGGGTCTGGGGGGGTCTGGGGGGTCTGGGGGGGGTCTGGGGGGTCTGGGGGGGGTCTGGGGGGTCTGGGGTTGGGGGGTCTGGGGGGTCTGGGGGGTCTGGGGGGTCTGGGGGTCTGGGGGGTCTGGGGGAGTCTGGGGGGGGTCTGGGGGGGTCTGGGGGGGTCCCTGAGGACAGGTTTGAGACTCTTAGTACCTGGAAGAAGTGAAGAGATAGCCGTTGATTCCTCCGAATGTAGACAGAGCTACAGAGATAGACATCACCCAGGAGAACACACCCAGCAACTTCTCACCAAATGTCTGGGTGACAGAGGGGCAGGTGTAGAAAACCATTCAACAATCATTAAAcaacctttaaaaaaaacaccAAAAAAAACAACCACAGATGGCTAACTGTTAAAGAAACAAAATCACATAACCACATTTAtttgtttattaggatccccataagCTTTTGGAGaatcagcagctactcttcctgtggtccacaaAATACACAAAACATAACAAgtaagcgttcaacaccatagtgcccacaaagctcatcactaagctaaggactctaggactaaacacctccctctgcaactggatcctggacttcctgacgggccgcccccaggtggtaagggtaggcattACCCAtaatccaagatggcatagcagtgcggtcgtgttttatGTAGTGTCCttatgtaaatagccagttttttagtttttttcgtctttttcgtatatatttctcaatctcactttccatcctttaactacatatactttcctgcaacccgccaatgtggaacctctggctgaaactagccagctagccagctaactagctacttgctattagccaccgttagcggtcttcaccattgtccgtggccgtggcctgcactacatttacatttacattttagtcatttagcagacgctcttatccagagcgacttacaggagcaattagggttaagtgccttgctcaagggcacatttacgtcatttagcagacgctctagtccagagcgactcacaaattgatgcattcaccctatagccagtgggataaccactttacaatttttttttttttttttttttttgcactacataccagccagccagctctagcctggactattattcggccagtctgcactgtctgcacagcgtgttatcgaccctgaacatatcggtttttctgccggaatcactgaacctTTAACACCGTATTAATCtctactagctagctgcaaccaaatggacgttttgtggttggctaatcagccctgagttagccttgagccatgtccatctcccggctatctacctctctgtcaaccggacgggacctcctagtgttgacacggagccccgccgatccaacacgactggtctgccgacgaaatcgtctgatgtggttacaacaggcttcccgttacaacgtcgaccacgaagatccatctgctagccccggcccgctagcacacgctagccgtggcctcttgctcgccagtgctgtagcagcccccgaactacctccgaactatcctattgctgttcaccggaccttatgataactcagctatacagctgatgcctgctggactgttcctttttacggtaccgcatcctgtttatgtttagcctcagcccgacattaccagctgttgtcttagctctctcgaattacacctatgattgctttatgcctctctcccatgtcaatatgccttgcttattgctgtttcggttatttcttattgtactatttcactgtagatcccccagcccagctaaacctgccttagatagctcctttgtcccacccccccatacacgcggagaccgactcaattggtgcctccagtgatgctatctctttcatcgttaccaaacacttaggtttacctccactgtactcatatccttccatatccttttctgtacataatgccctgaatctattctacaacgcccgggaaacctgcccctttttttctctgtacccagcgcactagaagaccagtacttaaagcctttagccatatccttattctactcctcctctgttcctctggtgatgtagaggttaacccaggccctgtagccccccgtatcactcctactccccaggcgttatcatttgttgacttctgtaatcgtaaaagccttggtttcttgcacgttaacatccaatGCCTCCTCCCTAAGTTAGAGTTATTCActgcacactccgccaacccttatgttctagcagtgtctgaatcctggctcaggaaggccaccacaaattcagaaatgtccatccccaactacaacattttctgtctcGATAGAACtaccaaagggggtggggttgcaatctactgtagagatagcctgtagagatctatcgtactatccaggtctgtgcccaaacagtttgagcttctacttctaaaaatccacatttccagaaataagtctctcgctgttgccgcttgctacagaccccctcaggcctgagctgtgccctggacaccatatgtgaactgattgccccccatctatcctcagagttcgtactgcttggtgacctaaactgggatatgcttaacaccccggccatcctacaatccaaactagatgccctcaatctcacacaaattatcaacgaacctaccaggtacaaccctaaatctgtaaacatgggcaccctcatagatatcatcctgacaaatttaccctctaaatacacctccgctgtcttcaaccaggatctcagcgatcactgccttattgcctgcatccgtaatgggtccgcgatcaaacgaccacccctcatccctgtcaaacgctccctaaaacactttagcgagcaggcctttctaattgacctggcccgggtatccttgatggatattgacctcattccgtcagtagaggatgcctggttgttctttaaaagtgctttcctctcaatcttaaataagcatgccccattaaaaaaattcagaactaagaacagatacagtgggggaaaaaagtatttagtcagccaccaattgtgcaagttctcccacttataataataataatatgccatttagcagacgcttttatccaaagcgacttacagtcatgcgtgcatacatttttgtgtatgggtggtgccggggatcgaacccactatcttggcgttacaagcgccgtgctctaccagctgagctacagaggaccacacttaaaaagatgagagaggcctgtacttttcatcataggtacacgtcaactatgacagacaaaatgagatatttaatgaatttatttgcaaattatggtggaaaataagtatttggtcaataacaaaagtttctcaatactttgttatctaccctttgttggcaatgacacaggtcaaacgttttctgtaagtctcacacactgttgctggtattttggcccattcctccatgcagatctcctctagagcagtgatgttttggggctgtcgctgggcaacacggactttcaactccctccaaagattttctatgggggttgagatctggagactggctaggccactccaggaccttgaaatgcttcttactgaagccactccttcgttgcccaggcggtgtgtttgggatcattgtcatgctgaaagacccagccacgtttcatcttcaatgcccttgctgatggaaggaggttttcactcaaaatcttacgatacatggccccattcattctttcctttacggatcagtcgtcctgatccctttgcagaaaaaaacagccccaaagcatgatgtttccacgcccatgcttcacagtaggtatggtgttctttggatgcaactcagcattctttgtcttccaaacatgacgagttgagtttttaccaaaaagttatattttggtttcatctgaccatatgacattctcccaatcctcttctggatcatccaaatgcactctagcaaacttcagacgggcctggacaggtattggcttaagcagggggacacgtctggcactgcaggatttgagtccctggcggcgtagtgtgttactgatggtagagctttgttactttggtcccagctctctgcaggtcattcactaggtcccccgtgtggttctgggatttttgctcaccgttcttgtgatcattttgac
This DNA window, taken from Coregonus clupeaformis isolate EN_2021a unplaced genomic scaffold, ASM2061545v1 scaf4165, whole genome shotgun sequence, encodes the following:
- the LOC123490560 gene encoding asc-type amino acid transporter 1-like; protein product: HYDALRPSRAFEFTRDPSVGQIALAFLQASFAFSGWNFLNYVTEEVVEPRKNLPRAIYSNNIYLYRNLPGLSTEPARAIYISIPLVTLVYTLTNIAYFSSMTPEELLASNAVAVTFGEKLLGVFSWVMSISVALSTFGGINGYLFTSSRLCFSGAREGHLPHLLAMIHLKNCTPIPALLVCCGATILILCIGETHNLINYVSFINFLSYGVTIAGLLYYRWKRPNLLRPIK